From the Mus musculus strain C57BL/6J chromosome 10, GRCm38.p6 C57BL/6J genome, the window CACAGGTGAGATGTCACACAGACAGGCCCAGGTCACACTGCCAGGAGTTCAATAATCCTGTATGGGTTGTTAGCCAACACAGTGACTTCAGAATGAGCCTCACAGAGCACTGTCTGCATACACAGATTTTTGTCTGCTGGGTACATTTTTATCGGGACTTCCTTAGATTCTCAAAGGGGTCCAAGAcgttgaaatgttaaaaaaaaaaaaaaaaaaaaaaaaaaagcggctGTCCACGGACACCAGCTAGGGTGAAAAAGACAGAGTTGGAGAGTTACTTCTGGAGGTGACTCCACCCTGGAACTCCTGGGAAATCTCCTCCATGACACACACCTGTGGGTTTGAGGCATCTGGAAAGCGACCTGAGAAAAAGAGGAATTGCTTTgtgtcccttccttctccttccataAAGTGAAGGACTTctgtttactttctctctctgcttctggagcGGGAAAGGGAAGGCGCAGCTCCAGGCGAAGGAAAAGGAAGCTTACGACGATAAGAGATCCATAAGGCGCCAGATACCGGCTTCCCCTCTGGACGATACCAcccaacaatctcccagcatgcTCCACTCCGCCTTTGCACTCTCCTTCCGTTCCCATCCCTCCCACTGGCTCTACTTCGTTCTCAGCTTCCTCACCTCCTCCAGATGTTCCGTGGATATTTTGACAGTCCCTTGCTGACTCCAGAGCTTTTCAGTTCCTGGGGACAGAAGTTTTTCCTGAATTCTCCAGTGCTTCCCGTGGCCTTCAATTTCTGCTTCCATCATTTCTCAAAGAGCACAGTCAGTGTTAGCCTACCGCTTGATCTCACTAGGCTGCCCTCGGGGACCTAACAATTGCTTACAACACCGCTTTCCGCACGGGTCAGGTACAACAGGATTTCGCCCTCGGCCTTGCCCTCGGCCTCGCCCTCGCCCTCGTCCTCGCCCTACCCTCCcgccccctcacacacacacacacctggcccaTCAGGTACCCCCTGGCcgcattatatttcataacactttGACTCCCCAAAAGTTAGAGACCGAAGGACTTGCTGATGTCATCTAGATTCCTCTTTGTTCTAAAGATGAACAAAATGGAGGCTGTAAGTAATCTCATATTGTCAGACAAAGTATGAAACACAGGTGGGAGTGAAATGTCATCTACCTCTTGTGGGCAGGTGCTTAAAACACAGGAGATGGTTGTTAGGTCGCATCCTCTGGGTCTCTAAGTCCATCAAAGCTCTAGTATTTAGTGCACTCAGAACCCCGCCCATGCGCCCTTAGTCAAAAGAAACCTTGTTCCAGATCTAACTCAAAGAATGTTTCAGCGCTGTGGCCCCCTGAGAGGTCTTTCTTGTGGTACACAAGGTTCCACCTGAGGCTGCAAATCAAGGGCCTCCCTTGGTGGAAAGAAAGCCCTGTGGATAGGAAGTCGAAAGCACCCAGGCCTTCAAGGCCATCCAGACCTTCACCTCCTTTCCCAGGGAAAAAGACCGGACATAGTCCAGTAGATCGAAGCAGGGACTGGGGCACAGTCCAGTCATATTGCATGGATGCCATGAGATAAAGGCTTCACTCCTCTGCTTCATTGTCTTGGCTGTACTGAAATGAGGCCTCACCAGGTAgcttgtctcaaactcacaaccatcccgcctctgcctgccaagtgccgGAATGATAGACCCGTGTCCCCAACAGGAAGTACATCAGTTCAGATGTGGGTTCCCATACCTGGCTTAGAAGGACATTGAGGGCTAGAATCTGATTTGAATTATCAAGTGTAGCCCAGACCTTTACTAGCTTTGGAGTATGAAGATTCCCGGGCATGGGGAAGTATACCCTTATAATGGAGAGAATGGACATCTCGGGGAGGGCCTGGTGTCCAGGTGACAGATCCCAAGCTAACACCTGTGTCAAGACTGAAGCGCTTGAGACAATCAGGCGAGAGGCATGGCCCTTCCTAGATACTGGTTTCTTGTCTTAGAAAAACaagatttagttttctttatatgtatgtggtataCCGTGTGGGTGGCTAGAAGAAGGTATTACAGGAGTTGAAAGTCACCCAAGATGGGCGCTGGTgactgaatttgggtcctctgaaagagcagcgagtgctcttaactactgagtcatcccTGTAGCCCCAGACACTGGTTTCTTGCCCCTCAGCAAAATCTTCATCTTCCCCTGATTAAAGGACGGAATGTTGGGTAAACACGAGCAGGAGAGAAGTCAGTCAGAGTCATGAACTCCTGACTTCTGTCTCTGTCCACTCCTTTGGCTCCCTGAACCCTCTTCGTTCTGCCTCCTGTGGGATGTGGCATCCTGTTCCCCATCCCAGAACTCCCCATGGAAGGTCCTATGGAATCCAAACTGTGACCCTGTCTCATGTCTCCTGAGGGGAAATGCCTTCCTCAATGTCCTGCCAGGATATACATACCACCTTTCCAACTCTTGGAGCCTGGCTGAAGTTCAGGTCCTTGTACAACTGAGGCTTTCTGTTTTTAGAGTGTCTGAGGAATCTGGGTGTGTGTGCAAGAAAGTCCCAGAACAGTAAGGAAGAGGACAATGTTGGCACCCAAGGCTGATGCTGTTGAACAACCAAGCCTTAGTCCATGAGGACCAGTTCCCAGGTGCTATGAAGTCTAAGAAAGGCAGACAGGCCAAGGAGGACTCCAACTGTGTTTTAGCTCTTTCTGTGATAACATGACCAAATGCCTTGCAGAAGCGCCTTAGGGAGGAAGATAtatcttggctcacagttgcAGGGTACTCAGTCGGCTGGTGTGGGAAGCCGAGGCAGAGCCACTGTTCTTGGTCATTTACAGGAAGTAGAGGGACCGGAATCGAGGGTAGGGGCTATAACCTACAAATGCCCACCACAACTAGTGACCATTTTTCCTTTGCCAGTCTCATCCCCTAAAgattcctcagcttcttcagcctGCACCAGTGGCCGAGAGACCAGTATTTAAAACAAGAGCTGGGATGGAGACATTCCAAATTCAGGCAGGTCCCTGGTACAGCAACCTATGGCAAAGCTCAACATAGTGCTCGAGGGGTTTGTTAACTTACATTTCCCCGGGAAACTATGCAGGAAAAACTGGCTCATGTTAATCAGAAGCAATCATGGTTCTTAGAGCTCAATATGACTCAGTCATGTCAAGCTAAACCCATACAGTTGGGGAGGGGCTTATACACACCATTCTCTCCTCTGCCAGTAGTTCTGGGGGTTTCCATTCATGGGCACTCCCagaccccctccccttcctttcctgtttTATATCCTGTGTAGTtctttgccaacttgacacaagctagagttgtctGGGCAGAGGAACCACACCTGAGAAAATGCTAAAGTCAGATCATCTATAGGGCACTTTCTGGagatgggagggcccagctcactgcagGTGGTTCCACCCATGATGGAATATGCAGGCAGGCTAGGTGAGATACGGAAAGCAAGCCAGTCAAAAGAGTTCTTCCACGGCCTCTGCTTCAGGTTCCGTCATGATAGACCATAAACTGAATTAAACAAACACTTTCActgcaagttgctttggtcatagtgtttaccATGTCAATGGGAAGCAAACCAGGACAGTTTATCTTTGAGGTCAGATGCCACATTTGTGACCTTCACTCCCCAGTCCCAGACAAGGCAACTGATACCTTCTTGCCCTCTCTTATGGCATTAGTTTCCTGTGCTCCAGCAAGGAATGACAGTGATTTAGTCTGCCCAAGGAAATGAAATGTTGAGAAATGAATTTTGTTGTAAATTTGTCCAGAGTCCAAGGCTACATTTGCAATAGTGTTCTACCTATGCTCAGATGGGGCCATGGGCACACAGAGCCTGAGCCTGGGCCTTGACGGATGTGGGCCATGAGTCATTAGGCTTAGACGATCTCACACACTTAAGAGGGAAGAAATGAGTGGACCAATTAGAGAGGTGTTTTTTAAGTAGGAGGTGCCCAGGGGCATTTGCTTATCAGCACAGAAAATCAGCTTAAGGACTGGAGAAGTGGAGCAggattaaaggaaagaaaagcaagttCTAGAGAGAGACAATCAGAGAGGAGCAGATCAGAGAGGAGCAACTGTCATACTTGCCAGAAGTCTGTAGGCTATGCTGCCTGCCACAGTTTTTTGCATTCCTATTACTCTCTGAAAACGGGGCAGGCTCATTTTGTCCTGAAAGCAGCTGTGTAAACCATGTGGCTCTACCTGGTTGCACTGGTGGGCCTGTGGACGCTCCTGCGCTTCTttagggagaggcaggtggtgaGCCATCTCCAAGACAAGTATGTCTTCATCACGGGCTGTGACTCTGGCTTTGGGAACCTGCTGGCCAGACAGCTGGACAGGAGAGGCATGAGGGTATTGGCTGCATGTCTGACGGAGAAGGGAGCCGAGGAGCTGAGGAACAAGACATCTGACAGGCTGGAGACAGTGATCCTGGATGTCACCAAGACAGAGAGTATTGTGGCAGCCACTCAGTGGGTGAAGGAGCGTGTTGGGAACAGAGGTACCACTGAGATTCCTGTCTGTGTTGCTGGTTTGTCTCCCTGTTTGAAGGGGGCCTCCCCTTTATACTCCCTGGCCAGATCCCTAATGGGGCTTGGGGGCCCTGAAGTAACCCAGTACATCACCTGAgtactctctctcttccctctccagcccctaccttctgtctcccaagtgctctgGTCTTGGTAAGAAGGTGCCCTGGTGAGGACTTACCCCTTCACATTCCTGTCTCTGCTCTGTCATCTTTTCTATGCAGAAAATCTAGATTGCTGGATGCCGCCTGTCACGTTAGAGCAGGGTACCTTTTGGAGCAGAGGATGGGACTTGGCCCTGGGCTGTGTGTGCAGGACATCTGGAGCCATGCTGGGGTGGATCACTTGAGTCAACAGCATACCTGCTCTTACCTTTCAGCTGTGTCCTCTGTGAAGGGAGACATGATCGTTCCGTGTACAGAGCAGGCCAGAGCAGCTTAAGGACTGACTTGGGGGACTAAATACTAGGAACGGGGTTGCTCTTCTTTGAATATTCTAGTagttaggaaaaaacaaaaaacaaaacggaGTGGTTTAAAGGAACCtaagaataaatagaaaacatAGTCATTGTTCAAAACACTAGAGAACAGAAGAAATGTTAACTTGTGATCCACAACCTTGTGATCCACCCACCCAGTGGGTAAAAACTAGTAACACTTTGACCTGTATGTGTTAAAGTGAATacattgttttctctttaaaaaggtGAGGACTTTTTAACCACTTCAATAACGTTTCTTTGAATGACAATATCTAATGAACTAGAAAATCCTAACCTTTAACAATACCCCACTGTTTTAACTTTTGAGTCAGAAACTCCCATTGTTTAGtacatttatgtttatgtttgcttctttttttttttttttttgtctctgtaagacagggtttctctgtgtagcccaggctgtcctggaactcactatgtagaccaggctggccaaggtctacctgcctctgcctgtggaaTGCAGGGACTAAAAGTAGTGCGCCACTGCTGCTGggcttgagacaggatctctatacagagctggccttgaactcatgatctttctgtctcagcctcctttgcatggggattgcaggtatgtGTTGCCACCCCCAACTTGTTTCCTACATTTATGGTCATAAGTAGTATTCTTGTAAGCAGTTTTAGTAAACGTGTTTTAGGATTCTAAGAGTAAAGCGTCTTGGTTAAACAGTTTACATCTCTCTCTAGAAGGGCAAGGTATGATTTTTGGACTGATAGGGCACGCGGTTTTTGGACcaatttttcttttggttctctttctttcttccttcctttctttctttctttctttctttctttctttctttctttctttctttctttctttcttccttccttccttccttccttccttccttccttccttcctctctctctctctctttcttttttttaaagatttttatttatatgagcacactgtagctatcttcagacaccccagaagagggcatcggatctcattacagatggttgtgagccactgtgtggttgttgctgggaactgaactcaggacctctggaagagcccacagtgctcttaaatgccaagccatctctccagcctggaccaATTTTTCAAAGTTAGCAAGCACCACAGTTGCCTTATGTCGCTTAGTTGACCCTGCACGGTGGGTAAAAGTGAAGAGATGCTGTTGAGGGCCACAGCACTTaccaggtggctgctggggattTGTAGTTTAGTGACTAGACAGACACTCGTCTGTGTCCTGtgggagaatggagagagagagagagagagagagagagagagagagagagagagagagagagagagagagagagatatgttttctgaggcagagggTGGGGCTGTGCTGTAGCGTTGCCTGCTCCTTCAGGTTAGCCTTGTATTTTGTAAGCACCTCACAGAAGTTTCTCAGTATCGATGCTGGATGTGTCAAGGTGTGTGGGCCTGAAGACACACCCTCAGGTGGGGGTGCTGTCTACTTTGGTCTTAtgccatttttgtttatttggttgtttaGAAAAGATCTACCTCCTGGGATTCACAGATTTATGGAGGCCATTGGGCCAGTAGGCTCCTGTCTAGATCTCCCCCGCCACCCCCCAGTTCTAGGATTACAAGCAAGCCACCGTTCTCAGCTTTTAAGGTGGCTTGTGGGCAAtagctcaggtccttatgcttgggAGGCGAGCACTGTGCAGACTGAGGTACAAATCCAGATCTTTACTCTTAGAGGCAGCGGTGTGTGGAACTGCTCAGAGAGCTCTGGAGATAGATAGGACTGAAAGAGTAAGGCTCTCACTCATCTCATCTCTGCAAGGATGGCACCAATCTGCGAAACAGAGTTCCATGGTTTCCACATTAACAAAGGTGACCGTGTCTTCAACATCTGCTCTTAAATTTAGCAAGAAGGGACTACCTGTTGGCTCCTACGAAAGAAGCTGGACCATGAAGACTTCAGGGATGAAGGTGTCCATGCTCTGAGCCATCATCAGTTTCAGGCATGAGTTCCTCTGCCCTGTGGATACCTTGTTCTTGTTCATTGCATCCTATTCTCCAGTAAACACGTGTCACAGTGTGCTTACCTTGTCCAATGTGCATTTCATCCATAATTAAACCTGTGTTGTGTGACTACACTCTCCTTCCACTGTCCCCAGGACTCTGGGGCCTGGTCAACAACGCTGGCATCTCCACCCCCTCGGGTCCCAACGAGTGGATGAAAAAACAGGACTTTGCAAGAGTACTGGATGTGAACCTGTTGGGCATGATCGAGGTGACTCTGAGCATGCTGCCCTTAGTGAGGAAGGCGAGGGGTCGTGTGGTCAACGTCTCCAGCGTCATGGGCCGAATGTCTTTCTTTGGTGGTGGTTACTGCATCTCCAAGTATGGTGTAGAGGCCTTCTCAGACTCCCTCAGGTACTGGAAGGGAAGGGGTCCCCGAGGGAAGCTTTGATAGGGTATTTATTTAATCACAGTCTTTATGTCCCCAtcatggggttggagagatagctcagaggtaaa encodes:
- the Rdh1 gene encoding retinol dehydrogenase 16 precursor; this encodes MWLYLVALVGLWTLLRFFRERQVVSHLQDKYVFITGCDSGFGNLLARQLDRRGMRVLAACLTEKGAEELRNKTSDRLETVILDVTKTESIVAATQWVKERVGNRGLWGLVNNAGISTPSGPNEWMKKQDFARVLDVNLLGMIEVTLSMLPLVRKARGRVVNVSSVMGRMSFFGGGYCISKYGVEAFSDSLRRELSYFGVKVAIIEPGGFKTCVTSSDRLSSNTKMIWDKASSEVKEIYGEKFLLFYLKNLNELDKRCNKDLSVVTDCMEHALTACHPRTRYSAGWDAKFLFLPLSYLPTFLVDALLYWTSMKPEKAL
- the Rdh1 gene encoding retinol dehydrogenase 16 isoform X1, with the translated sequence MWLYLVALVGLWTLLRFFRERQVVSHLQDKYVFITGCDSGFGNLLARQLDRRGMRVLAACLTEKGAEELRNKTSDRLETVILDVTKTESIVAATQWVKERVGNRGLWGLVNNAGISTPSGPNEWMKKQDFARVLDVNLLGMIEVTLSMLPLVRKARGRVVNVSSVMGRMSFFGGGYCISKYGVEAFSDSLRSEKPKRIGQEVQQGPVCGD